Proteins found in one Corynebacterium freneyi genomic segment:
- a CDS encoding Ig-like domain-containing protein: MRKFTAFASAAAVAVAGFVVLPMAIADEVTNTASMSLTCKATPDRVAGPQTFSADNVSVNVTSPTDVEIGEEFSTTFSIDPVNVELPAFPAGVKLKTASRLKLDFALPEGVTFTGAEIDESNANLKGFDVLQVNESGQPDSNGRILRLTSKDNATIGNGPNSSKNTHGGIRYDITGSTIDLKFPVIKLDLRADTAGEKNFGVRTAGAAGNFGADENFLTMNAQTSSVIFVAPNGVWAPTQCSPRASETAPIDPRAGQLATVKVNAGPAATDTSLTIDEVAEAVAGQPVELTATVDPADAAGTVVFSSGEHSTGPVEVVDGTATGELTFPEAGDYEVTASFTPANAEAHTASSATRTVTVAGRSANLAVTAAESAPARGHVEATATVEPGATGTVAFRIGEGAEVTADVVEGTATASVPTGTAVGAQTLTAEYRPTTGSPFAPAKATTDVEVTAVTDTTLELDGLDNPVHPGESVTLTARITPAENTDVAAGEVIFTVEGRDVSVDVADNVASLEVIPDRGGEFPVKARFVPADDTQTPAEAEGTLRVVAAGDTVITAQAPTDVEPMVEAPTTVTVDPAAAGVVTATVDGRKITADVDAATGTATLPLVFPREGDYTVPVEFTPADPRTAKAARTSIDVTVTAPAYDSVTVDLVGPDTGVIGEQQTFRATVTPNTGDKSAVSGFLTLTNNGKPVMKDGAEVRIPVVRGIADFDMVWPTPGVKTLEGTFVGTEGKALGAGTATVTITDENGEIPPTDGGTDENPNTGGDLPSNPGTGSSDIRSFFERLWKFIVDLFTGKLTPGTLGSSNGSPNGSSDRPGTDDVAPAETENPTDAPAESPTETTPDAPAEGDAQEEAESAAAAN; encoded by the coding sequence ATGCGCAAGTTCACCGCATTCGCATCGGCCGCAGCAGTGGCCGTCGCGGGCTTCGTCGTATTGCCCATGGCAATCGCGGATGAAGTCACCAACACCGCGTCCATGTCGCTGACCTGCAAGGCCACGCCCGACAGAGTCGCGGGCCCGCAGACTTTCTCGGCCGACAACGTCTCCGTCAACGTCACCTCTCCCACCGACGTCGAGATCGGCGAGGAATTCAGCACCACCTTCTCCATCGATCCCGTCAACGTCGAACTCCCCGCGTTTCCTGCAGGCGTCAAGTTGAAGACCGCATCGCGGCTGAAGCTCGACTTCGCGCTGCCCGAGGGCGTGACCTTCACCGGCGCCGAGATCGACGAGTCGAACGCCAACCTCAAGGGCTTCGATGTCCTGCAGGTCAACGAATCCGGACAGCCCGACTCCAACGGTCGCATCCTCCGGTTGACCAGCAAGGACAACGCCACCATCGGCAACGGCCCGAACTCCAGCAAGAACACCCACGGCGGCATCCGGTACGACATCACCGGATCGACCATCGACCTGAAGTTCCCGGTTATCAAGCTTGATCTGCGCGCCGACACGGCGGGCGAGAAGAACTTCGGCGTCCGCACCGCCGGCGCCGCGGGCAACTTCGGCGCCGACGAAAACTTCCTCACCATGAACGCGCAGACTTCGAGCGTCATTTTTGTTGCGCCCAATGGAGTCTGGGCACCGACTCAGTGCTCGCCGCGTGCGTCGGAGACCGCCCCCATCGATCCGCGGGCCGGCCAGCTCGCGACCGTGAAGGTCAACGCGGGTCCGGCGGCCACGGACACCTCGCTGACCATCGACGAGGTGGCCGAGGCCGTCGCCGGCCAGCCGGTTGAGCTGACCGCAACCGTCGACCCGGCCGACGCCGCCGGCACCGTCGTCTTCTCCTCCGGCGAGCACTCCACCGGCCCCGTCGAGGTCGTCGACGGCACCGCCACCGGCGAGCTGACGTTCCCCGAAGCCGGCGACTACGAGGTCACCGCCTCGTTCACCCCCGCCAACGCCGAGGCCCACACCGCCTCGTCCGCCACCCGCACCGTCACCGTCGCCGGACGCTCCGCCAACCTCGCGGTCACGGCGGCCGAATCCGCCCCGGCCCGCGGCCACGTCGAGGCCACCGCCACCGTCGAGCCCGGCGCGACCGGCACCGTCGCCTTCCGCATCGGCGAAGGCGCCGAAGTCACCGCGGACGTCGTCGAGGGAACCGCCACCGCCTCCGTGCCCACCGGCACCGCGGTCGGCGCGCAGACCCTGACCGCCGAGTACCGCCCGACCACCGGTTCGCCCTTCGCCCCGGCGAAGGCCACCACCGACGTCGAGGTCACCGCGGTCACCGACACCACCCTCGAGCTCGACGGCCTGGACAACCCGGTCCACCCGGGCGAGTCCGTCACCCTGACGGCCCGGATCACCCCGGCGGAGAACACCGACGTCGCCGCCGGCGAGGTGATCTTCACCGTCGAGGGCCGCGACGTCTCCGTCGACGTCGCCGACAACGTCGCCAGCCTCGAGGTCATCCCCGACCGCGGCGGCGAGTTCCCCGTCAAGGCGCGATTCGTGCCCGCCGACGACACCCAGACCCCGGCCGAGGCCGAGGGCACCCTGCGGGTCGTCGCCGCCGGCGACACCGTGATCACCGCGCAGGCGCCCACCGACGTCGAGCCGATGGTCGAGGCCCCCACCACCGTCACCGTCGATCCGGCCGCGGCGGGCGTCGTCACCGCCACCGTCGACGGCCGGAAGATCACCGCGGACGTCGACGCCGCCACCGGCACCGCGACTCTGCCGCTGGTCTTCCCGCGCGAGGGCGACTACACCGTCCCGGTCGAGTTCACCCCGGCCGACCCGCGCACGGCGAAGGCCGCGCGCACCAGCATCGACGTCACCGTCACCGCACCGGCCTACGACTCCGTCACCGTGGACCTCGTCGGCCCGGACACGGGCGTCATCGGCGAGCAGCAGACCTTCCGCGCCACCGTCACCCCGAATACCGGCGACAAGTCGGCCGTCTCCGGGTTCCTGACGCTGACCAACAACGGCAAGCCCGTCATGAAGGACGGCGCCGAGGTCCGCATCCCGGTCGTGCGCGGCATCGCCGATTTCGACATGGTCTGGCCCACCCCGGGCGTGAAGACCCTCGAGGGCACCTTCGTCGGCACCGAGGGCAAGGCCCTGGGCGCCGGCACCGCGACGGTGACCATCACCGACGAAAACGGAGAGATCCCGCCGACCGACGGCGGCACCGACGAGAACCCGAACACCGGCGGCGACCTGCCGTCCAACCCGGGCACCGGCTCCTCCGACATCAGGTCGTTCTTCGAGCGCCTGTGGAAGTTCATCGTCGACCTGTTCACCGGCAAGTTGACGCCGGGCACCCTGGGCTCGTCCAACGGCTCGCCGAACGGATCCTCGGACCGACCCGGCACCGACGACGTCGCGCCGGCCGAGACCGAGAATCCGACCGACGCCCCGGCCGAATCCCCGACCGAGACCACGCCCGACGCCCCCGCAGAAGGCGACGCCCAGGAAGAAGCCGAGTCCGCGGCCGCCGCGAACTGA
- a CDS encoding NAD-dependent succinate-semialdehyde dehydrogenase — MGLSVNDILSGAPTQLFLGGGFRDASDGGTFEVRDPATDRVLVEVASATEADARAALDEACAAQAEWAATAPRERSEILRRAFELIKEHDDELTYLQSLEMGRALPDSRAEVTYAAEFFRWFSEEAVRLRGDYRRSPDGRSRIVTVRQPVGPVLAITPWNFPLAMGARKIAPALAAGCTIIAKPASKTPLTMLYLAKLLDEAGVPAGVVQVLPTGSAKNVSALLDDDRLRKFTFTGSTEVGQMLAAKAMETSMKVSLELGGNAPFVVLSDGDVDKAVKAVKAAKLRNGGQVCIAPNRFIVHESLAGEFTEGVVAMFRELTVGRGTDESTELGPLAMRDQQRTVAKLVDDAIERGATVRCGGTIPVLSDELSDGYFYDPTVLTGFPLDADIVTEEIFGPVVAVTEVGSDEEAIERANDTIFGLAAYVFSENLTRALGAAEAIESGMVAVNKGGLSDASAPFGGVKQSGLGREGGFTGIDEFLEDKLISLEG, encoded by the coding sequence ATGGGACTTTCAGTGAACGACATTCTTTCCGGTGCCCCGACGCAGCTTTTCCTGGGCGGCGGATTCCGCGACGCCTCCGACGGCGGCACGTTCGAGGTCCGCGATCCCGCGACCGATCGCGTGCTCGTCGAGGTCGCCTCCGCGACGGAGGCCGACGCTCGCGCGGCCCTCGACGAGGCGTGCGCCGCACAGGCCGAGTGGGCGGCGACCGCGCCCCGCGAGCGCAGTGAAATCCTGCGCCGTGCCTTCGAACTCATCAAGGAGCATGACGACGAGCTGACGTATCTCCAGTCCCTCGAGATGGGTCGGGCGCTGCCGGATTCCCGCGCCGAGGTGACCTACGCCGCCGAGTTCTTCCGCTGGTTCTCGGAGGAGGCCGTGCGTCTGCGCGGCGATTACCGACGCTCGCCGGACGGCCGTTCGCGGATCGTCACGGTCCGCCAGCCGGTCGGCCCGGTGCTGGCGATCACCCCGTGGAACTTCCCGTTGGCGATGGGCGCCCGCAAGATCGCGCCGGCGTTGGCGGCGGGCTGCACCATCATCGCCAAGCCCGCGTCGAAAACCCCGCTGACCATGCTGTACCTGGCGAAGTTGCTGGATGAGGCCGGTGTTCCGGCCGGGGTGGTCCAGGTGCTGCCGACCGGCTCGGCGAAGAACGTCTCGGCCCTGCTCGACGACGATCGCCTGCGCAAGTTCACCTTCACCGGCTCCACCGAGGTCGGTCAGATGCTGGCGGCGAAGGCGATGGAGACCTCCATGAAGGTGTCGCTGGAGCTCGGCGGCAATGCCCCGTTCGTGGTGCTTTCCGACGGCGACGTGGACAAGGCGGTCAAGGCCGTGAAGGCGGCGAAGCTGCGCAACGGCGGGCAGGTGTGCATCGCGCCGAACCGGTTCATCGTCCACGAGTCGCTGGCGGGGGAGTTCACCGAGGGCGTCGTCGCGATGTTCCGCGAACTGACCGTCGGCCGCGGCACCGACGAGTCGACCGAACTCGGCCCGTTGGCCATGCGTGACCAGCAGCGGACCGTCGCAAAGCTCGTGGACGACGCCATCGAACGCGGCGCGACGGTGCGCTGCGGCGGCACGATTCCCGTGCTTTCCGACGAACTGTCGGACGGCTACTTCTACGACCCCACGGTGCTCACCGGATTCCCCCTCGACGCCGACATCGTGACCGAGGAGATCTTCGGCCCCGTCGTCGCGGTCACCGAGGTCGGCAGCGACGAGGAGGCCATCGAACGCGCGAATGACACGATCTTCGGCCTGGCGGCCTACGTGTTCAGCGAAAACCTCACCCGCGCGTTGGGCGCGGCCGAAGCCATCGAATCCGGCATGGTCGCCGTGAACAAGGGCGGGCTGTCGGACGCCTCGGCGCCCTTCGGCGGCGTGAAGCAGTCGGGCCTCGGCCGCGAAGGCGGCTTCACCGGCATCGACGAATTCCTCGAGGACAAGCTCATTTCGCTCGAGGGGTAG
- a CDS encoding MFS transporter: MSSSRTDRATVAAWASWDWGSAAFNAVMVTFIYSVYLTESVGADIGGSIPASSWYGWAMAAAGFVIAAVAPVQGRRADARGRRRRSMTMWTLVVVALMASLFFVENEPAFFFPGIVVMAIASVAFEFAEVSYFAMLRQVSTPDTVGRVSGIGWSAGYFGGIFLLLICYVGFIAGDGGAFGLPTDDGTNVRVVALVAAAWFLVFALPTFFRVPEIEPDATVDSGYADSYRRLFGELRQLWREDPRSIKFLVAQAVFRDGLAGVFTFGAILAVTVYGLSPSDVLLFGIAANVVSALGALAAGFLDDSIGPRPVILWSLGLMVVTSLALLFVDGPGWFWPLGLVLCLFVGPAQSAARSYLARIAPEGREGQMFGLYVTTGRAVSWMAPAAFAAMVAVFGTDRAGIGGIALVLVVGMVLFALVPKTPAAPAPTPRAK, translated from the coding sequence ATGAGCAGCTCTCGCACGGACCGCGCCACCGTCGCCGCATGGGCGTCGTGGGACTGGGGTTCCGCCGCGTTCAACGCGGTGATGGTCACGTTCATCTATTCCGTCTACCTCACCGAGTCGGTGGGGGCGGACATCGGCGGCTCGATCCCGGCGTCGTCCTGGTACGGCTGGGCGATGGCCGCCGCGGGCTTCGTCATCGCCGCCGTCGCGCCCGTCCAGGGCCGTCGGGCGGATGCGCGGGGCCGGCGCCGGCGGTCGATGACCATGTGGACGCTGGTGGTCGTCGCGCTGATGGCCTCGCTGTTCTTCGTCGAAAACGAGCCGGCGTTCTTCTTCCCGGGCATCGTCGTCATGGCGATCGCCTCGGTGGCGTTCGAGTTCGCGGAGGTCTCCTACTTCGCCATGCTGCGGCAGGTCTCCACGCCGGACACCGTGGGCCGGGTGTCGGGCATCGGCTGGTCGGCGGGGTATTTCGGCGGGATTTTCCTGCTGTTGATCTGCTACGTCGGCTTCATCGCGGGCGACGGCGGCGCGTTCGGTTTGCCGACGGACGACGGAACGAACGTCCGGGTGGTGGCGCTCGTCGCGGCCGCGTGGTTCCTGGTCTTCGCGCTGCCGACGTTCTTCCGCGTGCCGGAGATCGAGCCGGATGCGACGGTCGATTCCGGCTACGCGGATTCCTACCGCCGCCTCTTCGGCGAGTTGCGCCAGTTGTGGCGCGAAGATCCGCGGTCGATCAAGTTCCTCGTCGCCCAGGCGGTGTTCCGCGACGGCCTGGCCGGCGTGTTCACGTTCGGGGCGATCCTGGCGGTGACCGTCTACGGCCTGTCCCCCTCGGATGTCCTGCTCTTCGGCATCGCCGCCAACGTCGTCTCGGCGCTGGGCGCGCTGGCGGCCGGCTTCCTCGACGACTCCATCGGCCCGCGCCCGGTGATCCTGTGGTCGCTGGGCCTGATGGTGGTCACGTCGCTGGCGCTGCTCTTCGTCGACGGCCCCGGCTGGTTCTGGCCGTTGGGCCTGGTGCTGTGCCTGTTCGTCGGTCCCGCCCAGTCGGCGGCGCGGTCGTATCTCGCCCGCATCGCCCCGGAGGGACGCGAGGGCCAGATGTTCGGCCTCTACGTCACCACCGGCCGGGCGGTGAGCTGGATGGCTCCCGCCGCGTTCGCAGCGATGGTCGCCGTCTTCGGCACCGACCGCGCGGGCATCGGCGGCATCGCCCTGGTGCTGGTGGTCGGCATGGTCCTCTTCGCGCTGGTGCCGAAGACTCCGGCCGCCCCGGCCCCTACCCCTCGAGCGAAATGA
- a CDS encoding chorismate mutase, which produces MTDDLISTFDVRTPTGTDDPLSSSEIEKYREEINRLDALIIDAIRRRTEVSKAVGKTRMGSGGTRLVHTREVQIINEFRDALGPEGPAIATALLRMGRGRLG; this is translated from the coding sequence ATGACCGACGACCTCATCTCCACCTTCGACGTCCGCACGCCCACCGGCACGGACGATCCGCTGAGCTCGTCCGAGATCGAGAAGTACCGCGAGGAAATCAACCGTCTGGACGCGCTCATCATCGACGCCATCCGGCGGCGCACCGAGGTGAGCAAGGCCGTGGGCAAGACCCGCATGGGCTCCGGCGGCACGCGTCTGGTGCACACCCGCGAGGTGCAGATCATCAACGAATTCCGCGACGCCCTCGGCCCCGAGGGCCCGGCGATCGCCACCGCCCTGCTGCGGATGGGCCGCGGTCGCCTGGGCTGA
- the pcrA gene encoding DNA helicase PcrA produces the protein MVDSFGFASSRPDPAVPGRAPAAFGATSAPADSRDAFGSRDDLLEGLNPQQRAAVLHSGRPLLIVAGAGSGKTAVLTRRIAHLIGARGVHPGQILAITFTNKAAAEMRERVEALVGPAAQRMWVATFHSTCVRILRMQHALVPGLNSNFSIYDADDSRRLLSMIARDMDLDVKKFTGRVLSNRISNLKNELIGPEQAATDAEVTRNPFDEVVARVYREYQVRLRAANALDFDDLIGETVRIFREHPEVAEYYRRRFRHVLVDEYQDTNHAQYALVSALVGKPGGDVPPSELCVVGDSDQSIYAFRGATIRNIEEFEEDYPDAESILLEQNYRSTQTILSAANALIARNENRREKKLWTDLGEGESIKGYVADNEHDEARFIANEIDDLVDRRQATYSDIAVFYRTNNSSRPLEDVFIRMGVPYTVVGGTRFYERREVRDIVAYLRVIANPDDDVSMRRIINTPRRGIGDKAQSHVALHAEDTGTSFGAALRAAARGEVALVAARSRNSMKGFVDLLDGIAADMDSGDIGDIGDLVEAVLDRTGYRAELERSSDPQDATRLDNLNELVSVAREFSAEAALREGMEELDDASPDDGQPEPGSLQAFLERVSLVADADQIPDDDRGVVTLMTLHTAKGLEFPVVFVTGWEDGQFPHLRAMGDPKELAEERRLAYVGLTRARKRLYVSRAQTRSSWGTPQNNPPSRFLGEIPGELIEWLREEPATSWGGGAAFGRSSRAGGGFGRTGRSTAGVGGGSTGGRTKNTQLQLAAGDKVVHDKYGLGTVLSVDGVGPRATATIDFGSAGKVRLMLIGGLPMEKL, from the coding sequence ATGGTTGATTCCTTCGGTTTTGCCTCCTCCCGCCCCGATCCCGCCGTCCCGGGCCGGGCCCCCGCGGCCTTCGGCGCGACGTCCGCCCCGGCGGATTCGCGCGATGCCTTCGGGTCACGCGATGACCTGCTGGAGGGCCTGAACCCCCAGCAGCGGGCGGCGGTGCTGCACTCCGGGCGGCCCCTGCTCATCGTCGCGGGCGCCGGGTCGGGCAAGACGGCGGTGCTCACGCGCCGCATCGCCCACCTCATCGGCGCGCGCGGGGTGCACCCGGGGCAGATCCTGGCCATCACCTTCACCAACAAGGCGGCGGCGGAAATGCGCGAGCGCGTCGAGGCGCTGGTGGGGCCGGCGGCGCAGCGGATGTGGGTGGCCACGTTCCACTCGACGTGCGTGCGCATCCTGCGCATGCAGCACGCGCTGGTGCCGGGGCTGAACTCCAACTTCTCCATCTACGACGCCGACGATTCGCGCCGACTGCTGTCGATGATCGCCCGTGACATGGACCTGGACGTGAAGAAGTTCACGGGCCGGGTGCTGTCGAACCGGATCTCGAACCTGAAGAACGAGCTCATCGGCCCGGAGCAGGCGGCGACGGATGCGGAGGTCACCCGCAATCCGTTCGACGAGGTCGTGGCGCGCGTGTACCGCGAGTACCAGGTGCGCCTGCGGGCGGCGAACGCCCTGGATTTCGACGACCTCATCGGCGAGACGGTGCGCATCTTCCGCGAACACCCGGAGGTGGCGGAGTACTACCGCCGTCGGTTCCGCCATGTGCTCGTCGACGAGTACCAGGACACCAACCATGCGCAGTACGCGCTGGTGTCGGCGCTGGTGGGCAAGCCCGGCGGCGACGTTCCGCCGAGCGAGCTGTGCGTGGTGGGCGACTCCGACCAGTCGATTTACGCGTTCCGCGGGGCGACCATCCGCAACATCGAGGAGTTCGAGGAGGACTACCCGGACGCCGAGTCGATCCTGCTGGAGCAGAACTACCGGTCCACGCAGACGATCCTGTCGGCGGCCAACGCGCTGATCGCCCGCAACGAGAATCGCCGGGAGAAGAAGCTGTGGACAGACCTCGGCGAGGGCGAGAGCATCAAGGGCTACGTGGCCGACAACGAGCACGACGAGGCCCGTTTCATCGCCAACGAGATCGATGACCTGGTGGATCGTCGGCAGGCGACGTACTCGGACATCGCGGTGTTCTACCGCACGAACAACTCGTCGCGCCCGCTGGAGGACGTGTTCATCCGCATGGGCGTGCCGTACACGGTGGTCGGCGGCACGCGCTTCTACGAGCGGCGCGAGGTCCGCGACATCGTGGCGTACCTGCGGGTCATCGCGAATCCGGACGACGACGTGTCCATGCGGCGCATCATCAACACCCCGCGCCGCGGCATCGGCGACAAGGCGCAGTCGCATGTGGCGCTGCACGCGGAGGACACGGGCACGTCCTTCGGGGCGGCGCTGCGGGCGGCGGCGCGCGGCGAGGTCGCGTTGGTGGCGGCCCGGTCGCGCAATTCGATGAAGGGGTTCGTCGACCTGCTCGACGGCATCGCCGCGGACATGGACTCCGGCGACATCGGGGACATCGGCGACCTGGTGGAGGCGGTCCTCGACCGCACGGGGTACCGCGCCGAGTTGGAGCGGTCGTCCGACCCGCAGGACGCGACGCGCCTGGACAACCTCAACGAACTCGTGTCGGTGGCCCGGGAGTTCTCGGCCGAGGCGGCGTTGCGGGAGGGCATGGAGGAGCTTGACGACGCCTCCCCGGACGACGGGCAGCCGGAGCCCGGGAGCCTGCAGGCGTTCCTCGAGCGGGTGTCCCTCGTGGCGGACGCGGACCAGATCCCCGACGACGACCGCGGGGTGGTGACCCTGATGACGCTGCATACCGCGAAGGGCCTGGAGTTTCCCGTCGTGTTCGTCACCGGCTGGGAGGACGGCCAGTTTCCGCACCTGCGGGCGATGGGCGACCCGAAGGAGCTGGCGGAGGAGCGGCGTCTGGCCTACGTGGGGCTGACGCGCGCCCGCAAGCGCCTGTACGTGTCGCGGGCGCAGACGCGATCGTCGTGGGGCACGCCGCAGAACAATCCGCCGTCGCGGTTCCTCGGCGAGATCCCCGGCGAACTGATCGAGTGGCTGCGCGAGGAGCCGGCGACGTCGTGGGGCGGCGGGGCGGCGTTCGGCCGGAGTTCCCGGGCAGGCGGCGGTTTCGGCCGCACGGGACGGTCCACCGCAGGTGTCGGTGGCGGGTCGACCGGCGGCCGCACGAAGAACACGCAGCTCCAGCTCGCGGCGGGCGACAAGGTCGTCCACGACAAGTACGGCCTGGGCACGGTCCTGTCCGTCGACGGCGTGGGCCCGCGGGCGACGGCCACCATCGATTTCGGGTCCGCCGGCAAGGTCCGCCTGATGCTGATCGGCGGCCTGCCGATGGAGAAGCTCTGA
- a CDS encoding hotdog fold domain-containing protein yields the protein MNDSIAPAMSTPTAAMWTKLSRIPVVGTRLFSAAVSLKAPYFRTVLPRLRVMEPGRAVASAPKWWGIQNHIGTFHAIAACNLAEFVMGMLCEASVPSSHRWVPKGMTTNYLKISKGSLTATATADLPDYAEITPESGGRNLDVRIELVDSEGTLVQDAVITCWVTAKKKR from the coding sequence ATGAACGATTCCATCGCCCCGGCCATGTCCACCCCCACCGCCGCGATGTGGACGAAGCTGTCGCGCATCCCGGTGGTCGGGACGCGACTGTTCTCCGCCGCGGTGTCCCTCAAGGCTCCCTACTTCCGCACCGTCCTGCCCCGTCTGCGCGTCATGGAACCCGGCCGCGCCGTCGCCTCCGCACCGAAGTGGTGGGGCATTCAGAACCACATCGGCACCTTCCACGCCATCGCCGCGTGCAACCTCGCCGAATTCGTCATGGGCATGCTCTGCGAGGCGTCCGTGCCGTCTTCGCACCGGTGGGTGCCCAAGGGCATGACCACGAACTACCTGAAGATCTCCAAGGGCAGCCTCACCGCCACGGCCACCGCCGACCTGCCCGACTACGCCGAGATCACCCCGGAGTCCGGCGGCCGCAACCTCGACGTGCGCATCGAACTCGTCGACTCCGAGGGCACGCTCGTCCAGGACGCCGTCATCACCTGCTGGGTCACCGCGAAGAAGAAGCGCTGA
- a CDS encoding M23 family metallopeptidase, which produces MTRRKGGAHRKPGKSIKGRIAMVALTTSAVSASGAAATAAADTKDADKDLVAQDAALDQMSSTPMVLSSVRDFRPASDLGTHLATALEYNNLRTAADRAARAPQLSVPALGTFTSGFGPRWGTMHNGIDIANVTNTPIMSVMDGVVIDSGPAQGYGQWIRVLHDDGAVSVYGHLETLGVAVGERVTAGQVIGGMGNRGFSTGTHLHFEIHPDGTTPVDPVAWFLQRGLDVITGGAL; this is translated from the coding sequence ATGACGCGACGCAAGGGCGGCGCCCACCGCAAGCCGGGCAAGTCCATCAAGGGTCGCATCGCCATGGTCGCGCTCACCACCTCCGCCGTCTCCGCGTCGGGCGCCGCGGCCACCGCCGCCGCCGACACCAAGGACGCCGACAAGGATCTCGTCGCCCAGGACGCCGCCCTGGATCAGATGTCCTCCACTCCGATGGTCCTGTCGTCGGTCCGCGACTTCCGTCCGGCCTCCGACCTGGGCACCCACCTGGCCACTGCGCTGGAGTACAACAACCTCCGCACCGCCGCCGACCGCGCCGCCCGCGCCCCGCAGCTGTCCGTGCCGGCGCTCGGCACCTTCACCTCCGGCTTCGGCCCGCGGTGGGGCACCATGCACAACGGCATCGACATCGCCAACGTCACCAACACCCCGATCATGTCGGTCATGGACGGCGTCGTCATCGACTCCGGCCCGGCCCAGGGCTACGGCCAGTGGATCCGCGTCCTCCACGACGATGGCGCCGTGTCCGTCTACGGCCACCTCGAGACTCTCGGCGTCGCCGTGGGCGAGCGCGTCACCGCCGGCCAGGTCATCGGCGGCATGGGCAACCGCGGCTTCTCCACCGGCACCCACCTGCACTTCGAGATCCACCCCGACGGCACCACCCCGGTCGACCCGGTGGCGTGGTTCCTGCAGCGCGGCCTCGACGTCATCACCGGCGGCGCGCTGTAA
- a CDS encoding cell division protein PerM encodes MADAPRAGHPRPAAATARAARIRRFLLAAAGVHGVALLLIISVALIGVAVAGAGFTPLPATIASSWMLLNLAPFEFGGTDLGLVPALPSMALFAAVAWRIRREVSGPVSIRDVRTMAAVFLGVPVALTVVAWLMLWDASGVLRIEAPFFPAAIASTVVVHAAALVAGMGPRLTRALLRRRAWPEWPLASLRLAASYVGWLWAAGAVAVVVSLIWHHASVRETLGIADGGGALTGLLLLSLAYLPNIAFAAAGILVGAPANVGVAEAGLFAVSPGTLPPLPTLAAMPQSHLSPAFGVLLAVPVAIAVWCVHRHLKKGESDRPYVEVVLAAVIAGALFAVLALLMGGELGQYGRSGVNWWFAGVLASVWLAVPGAVVAVMVAGLPGAGPVEAPALERDDVDVPAETADADEGAREDEDADDDIDDAEGEASDADDEGESDDSEDADDSDEPDDSDEPDDADEVEEEETAETEEADAIEDAAADVEPDADEAPRS; translated from the coding sequence GTGGCCGATGCGCCCCGGGCGGGTCATCCGCGCCCGGCCGCGGCGACGGCACGGGCCGCCCGCATTCGCCGTTTCCTTCTCGCGGCGGCGGGCGTGCACGGGGTGGCGCTGCTGCTGATCATCTCGGTGGCGCTCATCGGCGTGGCCGTCGCAGGCGCGGGGTTCACGCCGCTGCCCGCCACCATCGCGTCGTCCTGGATGCTGCTCAACCTGGCGCCGTTCGAATTCGGCGGCACGGATCTGGGCCTGGTGCCGGCGTTGCCGTCGATGGCGTTGTTCGCTGCGGTGGCGTGGCGCATCCGCCGGGAGGTGTCCGGTCCGGTGAGCATCCGGGACGTGCGCACGATGGCGGCGGTGTTCCTGGGCGTGCCGGTGGCGTTGACGGTCGTCGCGTGGCTGATGCTGTGGGACGCGTCGGGTGTGCTGCGCATCGAAGCGCCGTTTTTCCCGGCGGCGATCGCGTCGACGGTGGTGGTCCATGCGGCGGCGCTGGTGGCGGGCATGGGGCCGAGGTTGACGCGTGCGTTGCTGCGTCGCCGCGCGTGGCCGGAGTGGCCGTTGGCGTCGCTGCGCCTGGCCGCGTCGTACGTCGGCTGGTTGTGGGCGGCGGGTGCGGTCGCGGTGGTGGTGTCGTTGATCTGGCATCACGCGTCGGTGCGCGAGACCCTGGGCATCGCCGACGGCGGCGGCGCCTTGACGGGGCTGCTGCTGTTGTCGCTGGCGTACCTGCCGAACATCGCCTTCGCCGCCGCAGGCATCCTCGTCGGTGCCCCGGCCAACGTGGGCGTCGCGGAAGCCGGCCTGTTCGCGGTGTCGCCGGGCACCCTGCCGCCGTTGCCGACGTTGGCCGCGATGCCGCAGTCGCATCTGTCCCCGGCGTTCGGCGTGTTGCTGGCGGTGCCGGTGGCCATCGCGGTGTGGTGCGTGCACCGGCACCTGAAGAAGGGGGAGTCCGATCGCCCCTACGTCGAGGTGGTCCTCGCCGCGGTGATCGCGGGCGCGCTCTTTGCGGTGCTGGCCCTGTTGATGGGCGGCGAGCTCGGCCAGTACGGCCGGTCGGGCGTGAATTGGTGGTTCGCCGGCGTTCTGGCGTCGGTGTGGTTGGCGGTGCCGGGTGCGGTCGTCGCGGTGATGGTCGCGGGCCTGCCGGGTGCGGGCCCGGTGGAGGCGCCGGCGTTGGAGCGTGACGACGTCGACGTGCCGGCCGAGACGGCCGACGCGGATGAGGGCGCTCGAGAAGATGAAGACGCCGATGACGACATCGATGACGCCGAGGGCGAAGCAAGCGACGCCGACGATGAGGGAGAGTCGGATGATTCGGAGGACGCCGACGACTCCGACGAGCCCGACGACTCGGATGAACCCGATGACGCGGACGAAGTGGAAGAGGAAGAGACGGCAGAGACGGAGGAGGCCGACGCCATAGAGGATGCCGCCGCCGACGTCGAACCCGATGCCGACGAGGCCCCGCGCTCCTGA